In the Pseudoliparis swirei isolate HS2019 ecotype Mariana Trench chromosome 19, NWPU_hadal_v1, whole genome shotgun sequence genome, one interval contains:
- the elovl6 gene encoding elongation of very long chain fatty acids protein 6, translated as MSVLALQEYEFERQFNEDEAIRWMQENWKKSFLFAALYVAIILGGRRVMRQREKFELRKPLVLWSLTLALFSIFGAIRTGSFMVYILMTKGLQRSVCDQSFYNGPVSKFWAYAFVLSKAPELGDTLFIVLRKQKLIFLHWYHHVTVLLYSWYSYKDMVAGGGWFMTMNYLVHAVMYSYYALRAAGFKVSRKFAMLITLTQIAQMLMGCVVNYLVYSWMQQGQECPSHMQNVVWSSLMYLSYFVLFVQFFCGAYVRKSKSKASAGAEKSE; from the exons ATGTCGGTGCTAGCGCTGCAAGAGTACGAATTCGAGAGGCAGTTCAACGAGGACGAAGCCATACGATGGATGCAGGAGAACTG GAAGAAGTCGTTTCTCTTCGCGGCTCTCTACGTCGCCATCATCCTCGGTGGCCGCCGCGTcatgagacagagggagaagtTCGAGCTGAGGAAGCCGCTGGTGCTCTGGTCGCTCACGCTGGCTCTGTTCAG TATATTCGGTGCCATCCGTACTGGGAGCTTCATGGTGTACATCCTGATGACCAAAGGGCTGCAGCGGTCCGTCTGTGACCAGAGCTTTTACAACGGGCCCGTCAGCAAGTTCTGGGCATACGCCTTCGTCCTCAGCAAAGCACCAGAACTGG GCGACACGCTCTTCATCGTCCTGAGGAAACAGAAGCTCATCTTCCTCCACTGGTACCACCACGTCACGGTGCTGCTCTACTCCTGGTACTCCTACAAGGACATGGTGGCCGGCGGCGGCTGGTTCATGACCATGAACTACCTGGTGCACGCCGTCATGTACTCTTACTACGCGCTGCGGGCGGCCGGCTTCAAGGTGTCGCGCAAGTTCGCCATGTTGATCACCCTGACCCAGATCGCCCAGATGCTGATGGGCTGCGTGGTCAACTACCTGGTGTACTCGTGGATGCAGCAGGGCCAGGAGTGTCCGTCGCACATGCAGAACGTCGTGTGGTCCTCGCTCATGTACCTCAGCTACTTTGTGCTCTTCGTCCAGTTCTTCTGCGGGGCCTACGTCAGGAAGTCCAAGTCGAAGGCCTCGGCCGGCGCCGAGAAGAGCGAGTGA